The proteins below come from a single Cricetulus griseus strain 17A/GY chromosome 6, alternate assembly CriGri-PICRH-1.0, whole genome shotgun sequence genomic window:
- the LOC100774397 gene encoding olfactory receptor 998, translated as MEEKNQTIVTEFLFLGLTDHLHQKIALFTILLLVYLGTLGGNLGMITLIWVDPRLQTPMYFFLSHLSFVDVCSSSSIAPKMLCDIFAEKKAISFMGCAAQMWFFGLFVGTECFLLAVMAYDRYTAICKPLLYTLIMSQRVCMHLVVGPYAFAILNITTHTTLTFCLPFCGSNTINHFFCDVSPLFSLACADTWINKIVLFVLSGSIGVFSGLIIIVSYVCILMAILKIQTADGKRKAFSTCSSHLSAVSILYGTLFFIYVRPSASFSLNINKMISLFYTVVIPMLNPLIYSLRNKEVKGAFRRKMQKKHLENVGKVELH; from the coding sequence atggaagaaaagaatcagACCATAGTGACTGAGTTTCTCTTCCTGGGCCTCACCGACCATCTCCATCAGAAGATTGCACTTTTCACCATACTTCTCCTTGTTTATCTTGGCACCCTGGGGGGTAACCTGGGCATGATCACTCTCATATGGGTAGATCCCAGGCTGCAGACACCTATGTACTTTTTTCTCAGCCACCTGTCTTTTGTAGATGTGTGTTCCTCTTCTTCCATAGCTCCCAAGATGCTGTGTGACATTTTTGCAGAGAAAAAAGCTATCTCTTTCATGGGATGCGCTGCACAGATGTGgttttttggtctttttgtggGAACTGAGTGTTTTCTCCTGGCAGTCATGGCATATGATCGGTATACAGCTATCTGTAAGCCCTTGCTGTATACACTCATTATGTCCCAGAGGGTCTGTATGCATCTGGTTGTAGGGCCTTATGCTTTTGCTATTCTAAACATCACAACTCATACAACTTTGACTTTTTGCTTACCATTCTGTGGTTCAAATACCATCaaccatttcttctgtgatgtttccccATTATTTTCCTTAGCATGTGCTGACACCTGGATAAATAAGATTGTCCTTTTTGTCTTGTCTGGATCAATAGGAGTGTTCAGTGGTCTGATTATCATAGTTTCCTATGTCTGCATATTGATGGCCATTTTGAAGATTCAAACTGCAGATGGGAAACGAAAAGCCTTCTCTACTTGTTCCTCTCACCTGTCAGCTGTCTCCATCCTATATGGGACTCTTTTCTTTATCTATGTTAGACCCAGTGCAAGTTTTTCCTTGAATATCAACaaaatgatttctttgttttatactgTGGTGATCCCCATGCTGAACCCCCTCATCTATAGCTTAAGGAACAAGGAAGTGAAAGGTGCATTCAGGAGAAAGATGCAAAAGAAACATTTGGAAAATGTAGGTAAGGTCGAATTGCATTAG
- the LOC100754899 gene encoding olfactory receptor 998, whose amino-acid sequence MEEKNQTAVTEFLFLGISDKLYQKIVLFIIFFLVYLVSLGGNLGMITLIWGDSRLHTPMYFFLSHLSFVDVCSSSSIAPRMLCDIFAENKIISFVGCAAQMWFFGLFVTTDCFLLAVMAYDRYTAICKPLLYTLIMSQSVCVQFVIGPYVLAAINITTHTTLTFCLPFCGPNTINHFFCDVSPLLSLACADTWINKVVLSVLAGMIGVTSGLIILVSYICILVAILKIKTADGRQKAFSTCSSHLAAVSILYGTLFFIYVRPNAGSSLDINKVISLFYTVVIPMLNPLIYSLRNKEVKDAFSRTLERKHFLIGA is encoded by the coding sequence atggaagaaaagaatcaaacTGCAGTGACCGAGTTTCTCTTTCTTGGCATCTCAGATAAACTCTATCAGAAGATTGTCCTCTTCATcatcttttttcttgtttatctTGTTTCCCTGGGGGGTAACCTGGGCATGATCACTCTCATATGGGGGGACTCCAGGTTGCACACACCTATGTACTTTTTTCTCAGTCATCTGTCCTTTGTTGATGTGTGCTCCTCTTCTTCCATAGCTCCCAGGATGCTGTGTGACATTTTTGCAGAGAACAAAATCATCTCTTTTGTGGGCTGTGCTGCACAGATGTGGTTCTTTGGTCTGTTTGTGACAACTGATTGTTTCCTCCTGGCTGTCATGGCATATGATCGGTATACAGCTATTTGTAAGCCCTTGCTGTATACACTCATTATGTCCCAGAGTGTCTGTGTGCAGTTTGTCATAGGACCTTATGTCCTAGCTGCTATAAATATCACAACTCATACAACCTTGACTTTTTGCTTACCATTCTGTGGTCCAAACACCATAAATCATTTCTTCTGCGATGTTTCCCCACTGCTCTCATTAGCATGTGCTGACACGTGGATTAACAAGGTAGTGCTTTCTGTCCTTGCTGGAATGATAGGAGTTACTAGTGGTCTAATCATCCTGGTCTCCTACATCTGCATCCTGGTGGCTATCTTGAAGATCAAGACTGCAGATGGAAGGCAGAAAGCCTTCTCCACATGTTCTTCTCACCTAGCAGCTGTTTCTATTCTTTATGGGACACTTTTCTTCATCTATGTTCGACCCAATGCAGGTTCTTCCTTGGATATCAATAAAGTGATCTCCTTATTTTATACTGTGGTGATCCCTATGTTGAATCCTCTCATCTACAGTTTGAGGAACAAAGAGGTGAAAGATGCATTCAGTAGAACATTGGAGAGGAAGCACTTCCTAATAGGTGCTTAA
- the LOC100774107 gene encoding olfactory receptor 998 has translation MEEKNQTIVTEFLFLGLTDHLHQKTALFTILLFVYFVTLGGNLGMITLILVDPRLQTPMYFFLSHLSFVDVCSSSFIAPKMLCDIFAEKKAISFVGCAVQLWFVGLFVGTECFLLASMAYDRYTAICKPLLYSLIMSKRVCMQFVIGPYVLAAINITTHTTLTFCLPFCGPNAINHFFCDISPMLSLACADPWINKIVLFVLDGTIGVLSGLIITVSYICILMAILKIQTTDGRMKAFSTCSSHLAAVSILYGTLFFIYVRPNTKSSLDTNKVISLFYTVMIPMINPLIYSLRNKEVRDAFRRQIQRKQFSTDRQGQTLFMLCLRYLC, from the coding sequence atggaagaaaagaatcaGACCATAGTGACTGAGTTTctcttcctggggctcactgatcaTCTCCATCAGAAGACTGCACTTTTCACCATacttctctttgtttattttgtcaccCTGGGGGGTAACCTGGGCATGATCACTCTCATATTGGTGGACCCCAGGCTGCAGACACCTATGTACTTTTTTCTCAGCCACCTCTCCTTTGTAGATGTGTGTTCCTCTTCTTTCATAGCTCCTAAGATGCTGTGTGACATCTTTGCAGAGAAAAAAGCTATCTCCTTTGTGGGCTGTGCTGTTCAGTTATGGTTCGTTGGTCTTTTTGTGGGAACTGAATGTTTCCTCCTTGCTTCCATGGCATATGATCGGTATACAGCCATCTGTAAACCCTTGCTGTATTCTCTGATTATGTCTAAGAGGGTCTGTATGCAGTTTGTCATAGGACCTTATGTTCTAGCTGCTATAAACATCACAACTCATACAACCTTGACTTTTTGTTTACCATTCTGTGGTCCAAATGCCATCAACCATTTCTTTTGCGATATTTCTCCAATGCTTTCCTTAGCATGTGCTGACCCTTGGATCAACAAGATAGTGCTTTTTGTCTTAGATGGAACAATAGGAGTGCTTAGTGGTCTGATCATCACAGTCTCCTACATCTGCATCTTGATGGCCATCTTGAAGATCCAGACCACTGATGGGAGAATGAAAGCCTTCTCTACCTGTTCCTCTCACTTGGCAGCTGTCTCCATCCTGTATGGAACTCTGTTCTTCATCTATGTTCGACCTAATACAAAGTCTTCACTGGATACCAATAAagttatttctctattttatacTGTCATGATTCCCATGATCAACCCCCTCATCTATAGCTTGAGGAACAAGGAAGTGAGAGATGCATTCAGAAGACAAATACAAAGGAAACAATTTTCAACAGATAGGCAAGGCCAAACTCTATTTATGCTCTGCCTTAGATATCTGTGCTAG